In the Necator americanus strain Aroian chromosome X, whole genome shotgun sequence genome, AACCCGACAATACTGGTAACTGTCTATTCTATGTATTCTGACGGCGACCCGCCTTTCTTGGACCGGTCTAAGGGGCGCACCCCCGCAAGGGGGCCTGGCGCCCCATCGTTTTGTAGCCGGGAACCGGCCGAAGCTAAGACCAGtcatttatcattttctttttcctcctctCTTATCAGCCGGGAACCGGCCGATTTCAAGTCTAGTGTATCTCTCAGCCGGGATCCGTCAGCTTTCAAGTCTAGTGTTCCTTTCGACCGCAAGTCGGCCGACAGCCATTCAGTTCCTTCTCATAGCCGAGATCCGGCAGATATTTTTCTGGGAGTCCGTGGGTGAAGCGATGTCAACATCTCAACCAGCTTTGTCCTCCTCTCCCGACTTTACGACCAAGGATATGGACTGCTCTACTCCCTCACCGAATTTTAGGCGGGATCCGgcggacgttcagactagtGTAGCTGCGACTGTCGACACTACGGTTTTCTTCTCAGACGATAATCCGGTACGTCTTACTGCATCTATGGAGAATCTCTCCATTATTCCCACAGCATCCCAAGTTTCCTCGGCCTGCGCCACCACTCCGGGTGAAGTCGACGTGGAGTCTTCTTGTTCTAGCGGTAGTTCGCCACCACCAACGAAGCGAGTTAAGCGCACTTTCCGTAGTGGCTTTGCGACACCTTCAGGTTCCTTCTCGTCGCCTCCACCGGGTCCGTCCAAGCCGTGGGCAGCCGCGTCTCTCAGTCATGACGATACTAGTTGGGCCAGTTTTTCAGAAGCGTCATTAGCATTCGGTAGTTCATCACAATCATTCTGTAACGAAGACCCTTCTTCCTCTAAAGGCTATAGTAGGGGACGGGGTCGTGGTCCCGCGAGGCGCCTGGCGCAACTTGAGCAGTCCCCAGTTCGCGACGAAGAGTTCATACCCCGACCAGTACGCATACCGAGCGAGACACCGATTGGCTTCCACcattatttgaagaatttgCATCCATGGGCGAAGTTCGTTAACCCGCGTCCCGTCCGTGTTCTCCGTAACCCCCGGCTACCTTAAGCTGAGTTTTAACCGGACGCTGTTCCCCTTAATCCCGATAACGGAGGACGGAGTACCCCCCGCAATTCCCTTGATAGAACTACAGCATTTAGAGGATACGATCGCGTTTCGCCAGCGTTCCTTCCACATTATCCAGGAAGTGTTAGCGGGCTCACATTCAGATGTTGACGTCGAATCGGTAGAGAAGACTCCTTCGGGTCGTCACGATACTGTAACTCTACCACCTATTGGTGATCGTATTAGACCTGTCCTCTACCAAGTAGTTTCAACAGGATGGGGTTCCGGCGTTATCCTCGAAGCTGAGGACTTTTTCACCGTAGGGCCCGATCGTCGCAATTTGTATTGCATAATGCTCGATCAGCATGCAATCAATGTTGTTAGCTCGTGTAGGGGATTTGATAAGTCTATGGTTTCGGTTAAGGATTATGTGTGGGTCTATGACGTTAAATCCAGTCGTCAGGCGCTCGGCAACCCTAGCGCTGTTTTAGCACAGTCCCGCTTTTTGCTCGTACGACGGCGCTCGAAAATAACTTGGGCTATTTCTTCAGAGCAGCTCGTTTTGTGTTTGCGTCTCCCGATACTCTACAAGAGCCTGTCTACGGACTTGTTCTAGGTCTCGTCCGCCGCAGGAATCGCGTGACCCACCTTCGGGCAGTATTCGAAGGCGCGCCGGATGTAGTTTCCCTCACGCCTACTATTTGCGATTTCCGTCTCGATGAAGCGCGTGAGGATCAGTTACTCTCGGCCAGGAAGCAATACAATGTCTTCTCGGCGATGCGGTTTTCAGAACCCCCTGCGTCCGAGCACGCCCGTAGGCAATTGTGTCACCTCGTTCGTTGGTTTCTCCCGATGCACCCAGAGGAGGCTATTGTAGTAGTCGATATCAGCGGTTGGCACAATCGGTCGGTAGAGCGTC is a window encoding:
- a CDS encoding hypothetical protein (NECATOR_CHRX.G23728.T2); protein product: MSTSQPALSSSPDFTTKDMDCSTPSPNFRRDPADVQTSVAATVDTTVFFSDDNPVRLTASMENLSIIPTASQVSSACATTPGEVDVESSCSSGSSPPPTKRVKRTFRSGFATPSGSFSSPPPGPSKPWAAASLSHDDTSWASFSEASLAFGSSSQSFCNEDPSSSKGYSRGRGRGPARRLAQLEQSPVRDEEFIPRPVRIPSETPIGFHHYLKNLHPWAKFVNPRPEVLAGSHSDVDVESVEKTPSGRHDTVTLPPIGDRIRPVLYQVVSTGWGSGVILEAEDFFTVGPDRRNLYCIMLDQHAINVVSSCRGFDKSMVSVKDYVTVPLFARTTALENNLGYFFRAARFVFASPDTLQEPVYGLVLGLVRRRNRVTHLRAVFEGAPDVVSLTPTICDFRLDEAREDQLLSARKQYNVFSAMRFSEPPASEHARRQLCHLVRWFLPMHPEEAIVVVDISGWHNRSVERLTHEHGPPINESVFLDVAVRLTNASAAANPVDEHISRMRLIDNFARGSVALAIMDRVYGSAPLGCLNHGEEGPVAPIAQGTVVTIHGRDVILFTEQREAIALGVGGIPITAIQAAFGTGKTVVGAIIAARWAVSPVRASSNNCTNDCLARTESCLDSSNGDATDPQCYGFALLREENDIATVYRDNRALSYRGHRPFFSVIKAT
- a CDS encoding hypothetical protein (NECATOR_CHRX.G23728.T1), with protein sequence MSTSQPALSSSPDFTTKDMDCSTPSPNFRRDPADVQTSVAATVDTTVFFSDDNPVRLTASMENLSIIPTASQVSSACATTPGEVDVESSCSSGSSPPPTKRVKRTFRSGFATPSGSFSSPPPGPSKPWAAASLSHDDTSWASFSEASLAFGSSSQSFCNEDPSSSKGYSRGRGRGPARRLAQLEQSPVRDEEFIPRPVRIPSETPIGFHHYLKNLHPWAKFVNPRPVRVLRNPRLP